Proteins encoded in a region of the Clostridium beijerinckii genome:
- a CDS encoding Na+/H+ antiporter has product MDLLMTILLLMGCLLISNIISHYVPSIPTALTQIVLGVIIAFAFKHTSFELEEEWFFLLFVAPILYNDGKYFPREELWKMRRSIFGNSLILVLLTTIGGGYFIHWMIPGIPLAAAFALAAILSPTDPVAVNGIAKRIHIPEKVLNLVKGESLINDASGIVAFNYAIAAVVTGYFSLKDAILNFSYLFLAGAVLGLIFALILTLIRFNLRKEGINDVVFHSLLQILAPFVIFIITEELLHASGVIAVVVAGIIHSLISRRFETSIAEEQVLTENIWSIILFVLNGIVFLLLGLNIPLSMSETIADPNIGNLKAIGYVIAIGFVILAIRFVWSYISAFYEYRLSKNKDIEVPNVKIALLTSLTGVRGTVTMAGVLSIPFFLNNGDAFPERSLILFLTAGVILFTLICATVFLPFLCKDELNEDEKIIDKNLIDAKNRLLSAGIKAIESELNDKNEAVAYELIHEYKHISQNLRFEQTSNAVEKKFNQQEMVEIQLIALKAERKYINELMGKSEIDEQVFKALDKSLDYREEVFLRNPSQDTMFLVRKLMRATKIFYKKFRKRKEIKLNNLKLVKDIQLKSFQAAIEALEEYLRSHEGSNAAQDVILYYRTMINRFKGNVVKYNEENIKQKEELRIKAMDIERSAVRNMYESGEITREESNELRRYINYIESVILYKHAE; this is encoded by the coding sequence GTGGATTTACTAATGACGATATTATTGTTGATGGGATGTTTATTGATTTCAAATATTATTAGTCACTATGTTCCATCTATACCTACAGCTTTGACACAAATTGTTTTGGGTGTAATTATTGCATTTGCATTTAAACATACTTCTTTTGAATTAGAAGAAGAATGGTTTTTTCTCTTATTCGTAGCACCGATTTTATATAATGATGGAAAATACTTTCCACGAGAAGAGTTATGGAAAATGAGGCGCTCAATATTTGGAAATTCTTTAATACTAGTTTTATTAACAACTATAGGTGGAGGATATTTTATTCATTGGATGATACCAGGAATTCCTCTTGCAGCTGCCTTTGCATTAGCAGCTATTTTATCACCAACTGATCCAGTGGCTGTAAATGGTATAGCAAAGAGAATTCACATACCTGAAAAAGTATTAAATCTTGTTAAAGGAGAGTCTTTGATAAATGATGCATCAGGTATAGTAGCTTTTAATTACGCTATAGCTGCTGTAGTAACAGGCTATTTCTCATTAAAAGATGCAATTTTAAATTTTTCGTATTTATTTTTGGCTGGGGCGGTCTTAGGTTTGATTTTTGCCTTGATTTTGACATTAATAAGATTTAATTTGCGTAAAGAGGGTATAAATGATGTTGTCTTTCACTCTCTTCTGCAGATATTAGCTCCATTTGTAATATTTATAATTACTGAAGAACTTCTACACGCATCAGGAGTAATTGCTGTGGTGGTTGCAGGTATTATTCATTCACTTATCAGCAGAAGATTTGAAACTAGCATAGCGGAAGAGCAGGTACTTACAGAAAATATATGGTCCATTATTTTATTTGTGTTAAATGGAATTGTATTCTTATTATTAGGATTAAATATTCCTCTATCAATGAGTGAAACAATAGCTGATCCAAATATAGGAAATTTAAAGGCCATTGGATATGTTATTGCAATTGGTTTTGTTATTTTGGCAATTCGTTTTGTCTGGTCTTATATTTCAGCTTTTTATGAATATCGTTTAAGCAAAAATAAAGATATAGAAGTACCTAATGTAAAGATAGCCTTATTAACTAGTTTAACAGGTGTTAGAGGTACGGTTACAATGGCGGGAGTTCTATCAATACCTTTTTTCTTGAATAACGGAGATGCATTTCCAGAACGCTCACTGATACTTTTTTTAACTGCTGGCGTAATATTATTTACACTAATATGTGCAACAGTGTTCTTGCCATTTTTATGTAAAGATGAATTGAATGAGGATGAAAAGATTATTGATAAAAACTTAATTGATGCCAAAAACAGACTTTTATCAGCCGGTATTAAAGCTATTGAGTCAGAATTAAATGATAAAAATGAAGCAGTAGCTTATGAATTAATTCATGAATATAAACATATATCTCAAAATCTTAGATTTGAGCAAACTTCAAACGCAGTTGAGAAAAAATTTAATCAGCAAGAAATGGTTGAAATACAATTAATAGCGTTAAAGGCAGAGCGAAAATATATTAATGAATTAATGGGTAAAAGTGAGATTGATGAACAAGTATTTAAAGCACTTGATAAATCTTTAGATTATAGAGAAGAAGTCTTTCTAAGAAATCCTAGTCAAGATACTATGTTTCTTGTAAGGAAATTAATGAGAGCAACGAAGATTTTTTATAAAAAGTTCAGGAAGAGAAAAGAAATCAAGCTAAATAATTTGAAATTAGTAAAAGATATTCAATTGAAATCCTTTCAAGCTGCAATTGAAGCATTAGAGGAATATCTAAGAAGTCATGAAGGATCAAACGCTGCACAAGATGTAATTCTATATTATAGAACCATGATTAATAGATTCAAAGGAAACGTAGTTAAATATAATGAGGAAAACATAAAACAAAAGGAAGAACTAAGAATTAAAGCCATGGATATAGAGCGTTCAGCAGTTCGTAATATGTATGAATCAGGAGAAATTACTAGAGAAGAATCAAATGAATTAAGAAGGTATATAAATTATATTGAAAGTGTGATTTTGTATAAGCATGCAGAATAA
- a CDS encoding NAD(P)/FAD-dependent oxidoreductase, whose protein sequence is MDYKKLFTPFKIGSMEVKNRIVFSPIGINASNSDGTISNDEIDYYEERARGGVGLIIMGAQFISHDIAQGPLSGILEHTYVIPKLTTLCETVQKYGTKIAAQLCCGTGRDALPNEYGEPPMSASPIPAAYNRKVNCRPMSHYDIKEIIKNFACSAKIVKNAGFDAIEIHGHAGDLIDQFMSPIWNKREDEYGGTDEKRARFPMEIIRSVRNAVGPDMPILFRISLDHRFEGGRTIEDSVHLIKLLEEAGVDAIDIDAGSSEAIEYVFPPSYLGDACMEYLCEPTRKAVNLPILNSGNHTPETAVRLIESGNADFVMFGRPLIADPEMPNKLMNGNREDVRPCIRCNEGCIGRIAGRFAKLGCSVNPQACNEKRFKIKHTKIPQNVVVIGAGPAGLEAARVAAIEGHKVTLFEKEKVIGGQIAAVSTPAFKSQLRRLIDWYGVQFKNLNVKIQLGTEVSEADEILAKCDKIIVGTGAVPANPQIPSIDGSNVINLIEAHKDKGLLKGEDIVICGGGLSGCDSALEFATEDGKKVTIIEMSDAVAKDALFVNAASLIPMLYKAGVKIYTNSKVTSIDSKGVYIEKHDGSSEFIKADSAINALGMVMNNKLAEAIKAKYYTKTRIIGDCEKVGNVGTAVHMGFYAAISLE, encoded by the coding sequence ATGGACTATAAGAAGTTATTTACGCCATTCAAAATTGGAAGCATGGAGGTTAAAAATAGAATAGTTTTTTCGCCTATAGGAATTAATGCATCCAATAGTGATGGTACTATTTCAAATGATGAAATTGATTATTATGAAGAACGTGCAAGAGGCGGAGTGGGACTTATAATTATGGGCGCTCAGTTTATCTCGCATGATATAGCACAAGGTCCTCTTTCAGGTATATTAGAGCATACGTATGTAATACCAAAACTTACTACTCTTTGTGAAACTGTGCAAAAATATGGGACAAAAATAGCTGCCCAATTATGTTGTGGTACAGGACGTGATGCACTTCCAAACGAATATGGAGAGCCACCGATGTCAGCATCACCTATACCAGCAGCATATAATAGAAAAGTTAATTGTAGGCCTATGAGTCATTACGATATAAAAGAAATTATTAAAAATTTTGCATGTTCTGCCAAAATCGTTAAAAATGCAGGCTTTGACGCGATTGAGATACATGGACATGCTGGAGATTTAATAGATCAATTTATGTCTCCAATATGGAACAAACGTGAGGATGAGTATGGTGGAACAGATGAAAAACGCGCTCGCTTTCCTATGGAAATTATTCGTTCAGTAAGAAATGCGGTTGGACCAGATATGCCAATATTATTTCGTATATCACTTGATCATCGATTTGAAGGTGGACGTACTATAGAAGACAGCGTACATCTTATTAAACTACTGGAAGAGGCCGGAGTTGATGCAATAGATATAGATGCAGGATCGTCTGAGGCAATTGAATATGTTTTTCCGCCTTCATATTTAGGCGATGCATGTATGGAATATTTATGTGAGCCTACACGCAAAGCTGTTAATCTTCCAATACTTAATTCGGGAAACCATACGCCCGAAACAGCAGTTAGGTTAATAGAATCTGGGAATGCTGATTTTGTCATGTTTGGACGTCCTCTAATAGCAGATCCAGAAATGCCAAATAAGCTTATGAATGGTAATCGTGAAGATGTAAGACCATGCATTCGCTGTAATGAGGGATGTATAGGACGTATTGCAGGTAGATTTGCTAAGTTAGGATGTTCTGTAAATCCGCAAGCTTGTAATGAAAAGCGTTTTAAAATTAAGCATACTAAAATTCCGCAAAATGTCGTAGTTATAGGAGCTGGGCCAGCAGGGTTAGAGGCAGCACGTGTTGCTGCAATTGAGGGACATAAGGTTACTCTATTTGAGAAAGAAAAAGTAATTGGCGGACAGATTGCAGCAGTCTCGACACCTGCTTTTAAGAGTCAGTTGCGCAGATTAATAGATTGGTATGGTGTTCAGTTTAAAAATTTAAATGTTAAAATTCAACTAGGCACAGAAGTTTCTGAAGCTGATGAGATATTAGCAAAGTGCGATAAAATCATCGTAGGAACAGGTGCAGTTCCAGCTAATCCTCAAATTCCTAGTATCGACGGTTCAAATGTTATTAATTTAATTGAGGCACATAAAGATAAAGGATTATTAAAAGGTGAGGATATTGTTATATGTGGGGGCGGCTTATCAGGCTGTGATAGTGCTTTGGAATTCGCTACTGAAGATGGTAAGAAAGTTACGATTATTGAAATGTCAGATGCAGTTGCAAAGGATGCTTTGTTTGTTAATGCAGCATCATTAATACCTATGCTTTATAAGGCGGGAGTGAAAATTTATACAAATAGTAAAGTTACATCAATTGATAGTAAGGGCGTTTATATAGAAAAACATGATGGTTCATCTGAATTTATAAAAGCTGATAGTGCGATTAATGCCTTGGGCATGGTAATGAACAATAAACTGGCAGAGGCAATAAAAGCAAAATATTATACAAAAACTAGGATTATAGGCGATTGTGAAAAAGTTGGGAATGTTGGCACAGCTGTACATATGGGATTTTATGCAGCAATTAGTTTGGAATAA
- a CDS encoding flavodoxin family protein encodes MKIIAINGSPRKNWNTATLLKKSLEGAASKGAETELINLYDLKYSGCISCFACKRKNGEHGKCVIRDDLTPILEKLKTADAVIFGSPIYYMNITAGMTALLERFLFSNNIYSEEIPTVYPKKIPAGFIYTMNATEEQINQFGVKQSFTLRENMIARTTGKPLESLYSYNTYQFSDYDKYESSRFSEKEKAKHKAEQFPVDCQKAFDMGVTLVTNV; translated from the coding sequence ATGAAAATTATCGCTATTAACGGGAGCCCACGTAAGAACTGGAATACAGCAACTTTATTAAAGAAATCTCTTGAAGGAGCAGCCTCAAAAGGAGCAGAAACTGAACTTATAAACCTCTATGACTTAAAATATAGTGGCTGTATAAGCTGTTTTGCCTGTAAAAGAAAAAACGGTGAACATGGAAAATGTGTAATAAGAGATGATTTAACCCCTATTCTCGAAAAATTAAAAACAGCAGATGCAGTTATCTTTGGTTCTCCCATTTATTACATGAATATTACTGCTGGAATGACTGCACTACTTGAGCGTTTCTTATTTTCTAATAACATCTATAGCGAAGAAATACCAACGGTTTATCCTAAGAAAATCCCTGCAGGATTTATTTATACTATGAATGCTACAGAAGAACAAATTAATCAATTTGGAGTTAAGCAAAGTTTTACTTTACGTGAAAATATGATTGCAAGAACCACAGGAAAACCCCTAGAATCATTATATAGTTATAATACTTATCAATTCTCTGATTATGATAAATACGAATCTTCTAGGTTTTCTGAAAAAGAAAAAGCAAAACATAAAGCTGAACAATTTCCTGTTGATTGTCAAAAAGCCTTTGACATGGGAGTAACGCTTGTCACAAATGTATAA
- a CDS encoding leucyl aminopeptidase, protein MEFKINTIKAHEADLVMLPVYSDNKDLQDEKLTVIYKHFRESNKFKGNAGEICAATNVVESGVQDIIFIGLGSKDELTTEIIRGSFGKAIKKAIELKAKKIALNMISNEKLSVEDITKSMVEGIGFGEYRFDKYKTEANENSEIEVSICTDENGKTNSIYEYIDEALILVETTKFARDLVNEPANVLYPETLSEKVIGSGNKYGFEVEVFDEKKINELGMESFLSVAKGSELPPRLIVMRYFGDESKKDDILGLVGKGVTYDSGGYSIKPTSSMDSMKSDMGGAASVIGAISAIAKKKLKINVVGVIAACENLISGAAYKPGDIIGSMAGKYIEVLNTDAEGRLTLIDAVHYIIEKEKVNKVIDLATLTGAALVALGVTTTAVVSNNDEFYKDLENASLKADEKVWRLPNFDDYKKLIKSDIADLKNTGGRHAGTITAGLFIGEFVQNKPWLHLDIAGTAWTEKETSYCTKGGTGVGVRTLYYLAKNRC, encoded by the coding sequence ATGGAATTTAAAATTAATACAATTAAAGCTCATGAAGCTGACTTGGTTATGCTTCCTGTTTATAGTGATAATAAAGATTTGCAAGATGAAAAGCTTACTGTTATATATAAGCATTTTAGAGAAAGCAATAAATTTAAAGGTAATGCTGGGGAAATATGTGCGGCTACCAATGTAGTTGAAAGTGGAGTTCAAGACATAATATTTATTGGACTTGGAAGCAAGGATGAGTTGACAACAGAAATTATAAGAGGTTCTTTTGGAAAGGCAATAAAAAAGGCAATTGAATTAAAAGCTAAAAAAATAGCATTAAATATGATATCTAATGAAAAGTTATCAGTTGAAGATATTACAAAGTCTATGGTTGAAGGAATTGGTTTTGGAGAATATAGATTTGATAAATACAAGACTGAAGCTAATGAAAATTCGGAAATTGAGGTAAGTATCTGCACTGATGAAAATGGAAAAACAAACTCAATATATGAATATATAGATGAAGCTTTGATACTTGTTGAAACAACTAAATTTGCAAGGGATTTAGTTAATGAACCAGCTAATGTACTATATCCAGAAACTCTTTCAGAAAAGGTTATTGGCTCTGGAAACAAATATGGATTTGAAGTTGAAGTATTCGATGAAAAGAAAATTAATGAACTTGGAATGGAATCTTTCCTATCAGTGGCAAAAGGTTCAGAACTTCCTCCTAGACTTATTGTAATGAGATATTTTGGAGATGAAAGCAAAAAGGACGACATATTAGGTCTTGTTGGAAAGGGAGTCACTTATGATTCAGGTGGATATTCTATAAAGCCAACTAGCAGCATGGATTCAATGAAATCAGACATGGGTGGAGCTGCATCAGTTATTGGAGCAATAAGTGCTATAGCAAAGAAAAAGTTAAAGATAAATGTTGTAGGAGTAATTGCTGCATGCGAGAATTTAATATCTGGAGCTGCATATAAACCAGGAGATATAATTGGTTCTATGGCTGGTAAATATATTGAAGTTTTAAATACAGATGCAGAAGGAAGGCTTACTCTCATAGATGCGGTACATTATATAATTGAGAAGGAAAAAGTTAATAAGGTTATAGATTTAGCTACATTAACAGGAGCTGCCTTAGTTGCACTTGGAGTTACTACAACAGCTGTGGTATCTAATAACGATGAGTTTTATAAAGATTTAGAAAATGCATCACTTAAAGCTGATGAAAAAGTTTGGAGATTACCTAACTTTGATGATTATAAAAAACTTATTAAGTCCGATATAGCAGATCTAAAAAATACTGGAGGCAGGCATGCAGGTACTATTACTGCTGGATTATTTATAGGCGAATTTGTACAAAATAAGCCTTGGTTACATTTAGATATTGCAGGTACAGCTTGGACTGAAAAGGAAACTAGTTATTGCACTAAAGGTGGTACAGGAGTTGGTGTGAGAACTCTTTACTATTTAGCAAAGAATAGGTGTTAA
- a CDS encoding winged helix-turn-helix transcriptional regulator, giving the protein MNDERKDKSINTHLQYLLKVIGGKWKLPILCILTKKEVVRFNELKRELNGITNMSLSNCLQELEQYKIVKRIQYLEMPPRVEYSLTENSKKLIPSLKGLSDWAKEQIEIDDED; this is encoded by the coding sequence ATGAACGATGAAAGAAAGGATAAGTCCATAAATACTCATCTACAATATTTACTTAAAGTAATTGGTGGTAAATGGAAATTGCCTATACTATGTATATTAACCAAAAAAGAAGTAGTACGTTTTAATGAATTAAAAAGAGAACTAAATGGAATTACTAATATGTCGCTAAGTAACTGCTTGCAGGAATTAGAACAGTATAAAATAGTAAAGCGTATACAATACCTAGAAATGCCTCCTCGTGTGGAATATTCATTAACGGAGAATAGTAAGAAATTGATTCCTTCATTAAAAGGTCTCAGTGATTGGGCGAAGGAACAAATTGAAATTGATGATGAAGACTAA
- a CDS encoding DUF4179 domain-containing protein: MINKIISKLLGPVIGIMGFMLTMGVLEMPALADDNVQAISSYTSSTTSAAATYKDYSVNINKSVTQNGLKVTLEKATVTKHKLNAVIKVESTQPFDKTKYNDNSIFQLLYGETHRGGEGMSTDFIDDKTLLITIDQDNDDEEFPESGDLRLDVVFPNYKVNIGMDSNADFSESFKNIIEKDLSTKISGSDRTLNKLESDVLGTTVTYREPRKDHDDMYMDSSMILKVGDKMYRLSASGSSSDDKETKGTYESKSATYDILKEQKDISVIPLTCNITWDEFRKAHENGNKKEDTNKQTTNNVTYSKSFDFSDGSKGEIYNIERNDNTVKVYCKGSSEKASLLMASSMSMYYNFTEGQVYYSNYDSDKNMSFYKDPNVALGYIVEFNNVEKDKALDIISRDNIEQIDRYNLGSEIQISK, from the coding sequence ATGATAAACAAAATAATTAGTAAATTATTAGGACCAGTTATTGGAATTATGGGATTTATGCTAACCATGGGCGTATTAGAAATGCCAGCTTTAGCAGATGATAATGTACAAGCAATTTCTTCTTACACAAGTAGTACAACTTCAGCTGCTGCTACTTATAAAGATTATTCAGTTAATATAAATAAGAGCGTTACTCAAAATGGATTAAAAGTAACATTAGAAAAGGCAACGGTAACAAAGCATAAGTTAAATGCAGTAATTAAAGTAGAAAGCACACAACCTTTTGATAAAACTAAATACAATGATAACTCAATATTTCAATTACTTTATGGTGAAACTCATCGAGGCGGAGAAGGTATGTCGACTGATTTTATAGATGATAAAACTCTATTAATTACTATAGATCAAGATAATGACGACGAAGAATTTCCTGAAAGTGGTGATTTAAGGCTAGATGTAGTATTTCCTAATTATAAAGTTAACATAGGAATGGATTCAAACGCAGATTTTTCGGAATCATTTAAAAACATAATTGAAAAAGATCTATCAACAAAAATCTCTGGATCTGATCGGACCTTAAATAAATTGGAGTCTGATGTTTTAGGAACAACAGTTACTTATAGAGAGCCTCGAAAAGACCATGATGATATGTATATGGATTCTTCAATGATCTTAAAGGTTGGCGATAAAATGTATAGGTTAAGCGCTTCTGGAAGTTCTTCAGATGATAAAGAAACAAAAGGAACTTATGAATCAAAGTCGGCTACTTATGATATTCTTAAAGAGCAAAAAGATATAAGTGTAATACCTTTAACTTGTAATATAACTTGGGACGAATTTAGAAAAGCACATGAAAATGGTAATAAAAAAGAAGATACAAATAAACAAACAACTAATAATGTAACCTATTCAAAATCTTTCGATTTCTCTGATGGAAGTAAAGGAGAAATATATAATATTGAAAGAAATGATAATACTGTAAAAGTATATTGTAAGGGAAGTTCAGAAAAGGCAAGTTTATTAATGGCAAGTAGTATGAGTATGTATTATAATTTTACAGAAGGTCAAGTTTATTACTCTAATTATGATAGCGATAAAAATATGAGTTTCTATAAAGATCCAAATGTTGCTCTTGGATATATCGTAGAGTTTAATAATGTAGAAAAAGATAAGGCCTTAGATATAATTTCTAGAGATAATATAGAACAAATAGATAGATATAATCTAGGAAGTGAAATACAAATTTCTAAATAA
- a CDS encoding ATP-binding protein, with amino-acid sequence MQDIDEQEADYIIESKKKCRKLGLDPNKPRVSPNAISELELAKKKEVYKEVLDVVKFFGNKMIKSLEGTPILVTITDENGYLLEILGDEAIGETMFEFGVKPGIQFREEVMGTNVVSLTLKQNHPIQIIGDSHYYNCLQKSACYGVPFHYSDDDNLLGTICIMTAVILHNPFFLMTLTTVVDAIERELLLRKQNRKINKQKELLYESEKKQRELLEKDLVMKDEFITLITHEFKTPINVIYSAIQLIEQVYINEIPQSVKNLIGSIKRNAFRQLRLVNNLLDITKLKADQFKLNPKNIDIVFITQLIAESIKIYAEQKKIAFGFKTNTYSINTSIDDEKYERVILNLLSNAIKFTPEGGNITVEITENMNNKTVSIAVIDTGVGIPEDKREVIFERFGQVDNNLSRQAEGSGIGLALVKMLVEILEGSIKVESELGIGSKFTITLPIKEVIFEEKSNAFISSDNGLVNAINVEFSDIYF; translated from the coding sequence TTGCAAGATATAGATGAGCAAGAAGCAGATTATATTATAGAATCAAAAAAGAAGTGTAGAAAATTAGGATTAGATCCCAACAAACCTAGAGTGTCTCCTAATGCTATATCAGAATTAGAATTAGCTAAAAAGAAAGAGGTATATAAAGAAGTTTTAGATGTTGTTAAATTTTTTGGCAATAAAATGATTAAATCTTTAGAAGGTACTCCTATATTAGTTACTATTACTGATGAGAATGGGTATTTATTAGAGATTCTTGGGGACGAAGCTATAGGAGAAACAATGTTTGAATTTGGAGTTAAGCCAGGTATTCAATTTCGTGAAGAGGTTATGGGAACAAATGTAGTAAGTTTAACTCTTAAACAAAATCATCCAATACAGATAATAGGAGATAGTCATTATTATAATTGTCTACAGAAAAGCGCGTGTTATGGAGTACCATTCCACTATTCAGACGATGATAATTTACTTGGAACTATATGCATAATGACGGCTGTTATACTTCATAATCCATTTTTCTTAATGACACTAACTACTGTAGTTGATGCCATAGAACGAGAACTATTGCTTAGAAAACAAAATCGTAAGATAAATAAGCAAAAAGAACTATTATATGAATCAGAAAAAAAGCAAAGGGAGCTTTTAGAAAAAGATCTTGTGATGAAGGATGAATTTATAACCCTTATTACTCATGAATTCAAAACACCAATAAATGTAATTTATTCAGCTATTCAATTGATTGAACAGGTATATATTAATGAGATTCCTCAATCAGTCAAAAACTTAATAGGAAGCATAAAGCGAAATGCTTTCAGGCAGTTGAGGCTTGTAAATAATTTATTGGATATTACTAAGTTAAAAGCAGATCAATTTAAATTAAACCCCAAAAATATAGATATTGTATTTATAACACAATTAATTGCAGAGTCTATAAAAATATATGCGGAGCAAAAGAAAATCGCATTTGGATTTAAAACTAATACATATAGCATAAATACTTCAATAGATGATGAAAAATATGAGCGCGTAATTTTGAATCTTTTATCAAATGCAATAAAATTCACACCAGAAGGTGGAAATATAACTGTTGAGATTACAGAAAATATGAATAATAAAACAGTATCAATTGCTGTGATTGATACTGGGGTAGGGATTCCAGAAGATAAGCGTGAAGTGATTTTTGAACGATTTGGACAAGTTGATAATAATCTTTCGAGACAGGCAGAAGGTAGTGGAATTGGTTTAGCATTAGTAAAGATGCTTGTAGAAATATTAGAAGGTAGCATAAAGGTAGAAAGTGAATTAGGAATAGGTAGTAAATTTACAATAACACTACCTATTAAAGAAGTTATATTTGAAGAGAAAAGCAATGCATTCATATCTTCAGATAATGGATTAGTAAATGCCATTAATGTTGAATTTTCTGATATTTATTTTTAA